From one Macaca nemestrina isolate mMacNem1 chromosome 3, mMacNem.hap1, whole genome shotgun sequence genomic stretch:
- the LOC105471159 gene encoding C-X-C motif chemokine 5-like, with protein MSLLPSHAARVPGPSGSPCALLALLLLLTPPGPLSPGGSVAAALRELRCSCLQTTQGVQPQMISNLQVFAIGPQCSEVEVVASLKNGTEVCLDPQAPFLKKVIQKILDGENKDN; from the exons ATGAGCCTCCTGCCCAGCCACGCGGCCCGTGTCCCGGGTCCTTCGGGCTCCCCGTGCGCGCTGCTcgcgctgctgctgctgctgacgcCGCCAGGGCCCCTCAGCCCAG GTGGTTCTGTCGCTGCTGCCTTGAGAGAGCTGCGTTGCAGTTGTTTGCAGACCACGCAGGGAGTTCAACCCCAAATGATCAGTAATCTGCAGGTGTTCGCCATAGGCCCGCAGTGCTCCGAGGTGGAAGTGGT agCCTCCCTGAAGAACGGGACGGAAGTTTGTCTCGATCCACAAGCCCCTTTTCTAAAGAAAGTCATCCAGAAAATTTTGGACGG TGAAAACAAGGACAACTGA